The window GCACTGTGATCCGGTGCAACTCATACTGATTGCGCTAACCCGATCATCAATTGGTCGCACCAGGGATCGGCGTCGTCAGATAAGGAAATGAATTATCGAATACGCTGTCGTCGATTGCTGCGCCGTCTGTCAGCGGCGCCGCTCCGGCTGGCGCGTCGGCCGGCGAGCAGCCAAAGATTTTCGGATTGTTGAATGTGCACAGGACGCCTATCACCACCCTGAGTGACGCCGTGACGACGTCGTCCCCGGGTCGCCGTCCGTTTGGGAAGCCCGCGTTGTCTCCAACCAGGACGCCCAGATTCCTCTGACTGCCTTTGGGTGTGGGCGGAATAGACGTATTCAAGCGCAACATTTCAGACGCTGTGACCGTACTTAGCTGGTTGAGCCCCTGAAATCCTGTGAGGAACGTAAAAACCAGATCGACGCGCGGAAAGTTTGTCGGCGCTTTCGCCGCGGGGAACAGGCTCTCGATCAGTGCTGGAAGTGTGGGATTCGTCACATATTCGGCAAACTGCGCGTCGTTCGCGGGCGTCGAATTGTTGAATTTGTCCTTGTCCTTCAGACCAATCACGAGTTCGTTGACCAGTGGCATCCCGAGTCGGGAAACTTGTATCCACCCCCCCTCTGATTTTTCTGGCGTGCTGTTTGCGCTACCTGGATTTAAAGCAAGCAGCTTCTCCTGGCGAACGCTTGACGTCGTCCAGCCTCCAATGACCGGGGAGCCGCTCCCGCCCATCAGACATGCGGTCGGCACTTCGAGCGCGATAGACGTGATGTTCTTGTCGGCCAAATCATTCGAATTACCGTTTCGTGGCCCAAGCGGATTG is drawn from Trinickia violacea and contains these coding sequences:
- a CDS encoding DUF4331 domain-containing protein; protein product: MLTSKDRPVYFASMQVLTAAVLLYAAVGGAYASSHREAPLITTMPKVDGTDFYMFNSYEPNRRGYVTLIANYSPLEDAYGGPNYFALDPDALYEIHIDNVGDARAHLTFQFRFKNTVGNIALNVGGKQVPIPLVQAGPVSAGDSSKLNVNETYTLNVLRGTGHDHSGEAVTGPGGITTFTKPTDFIGTKTFGSASDYARYARQYIYTINIPGCGSPGRVFVGQRKESFAVALGKTFDLLNLNPLGPRNGNSNDLADKNITSIALEVPTACLMGGSGSPVIGGWTTSSVRQEKLLALNPGSANSTPEKSEGGWIQVSRLGMPLVNELVIGLKDKDKFNNSTPANDAQFAEYVTNPTLPALIESLFPAAKAPTNFPRVDLVFTFLTGFQGLNQLSTVTASEMLRLNTSIPPTPKGSQRNLGVLVGDNAGFPNGRRPGDDVVTASLRVVIGVLCTFNNPKIFGCSPADAPAGAAPLTDGAAIDDSVFDNSFPYLTTPIPGATN